One Mycobacterium marseillense DNA window includes the following coding sequences:
- a CDS encoding carbohydrate ABC transporter permease: MTSLSRASKALIYSGLALGALITLAPFILGLMTAFTSAHQFVTGTPLQLPDPPTLANFTNLAGAGFGRAAAVTALMTAVILVGQLTFSVLAAYAFARLHFPGRDALFWVYIATLMVPATVTIVPMYLMMAQLGLRNTFWALVLPFMFGSPYAIFLLREHFRMIPNDLVNAARLDGANTLDEIVHVVIPSSRPVLAALALITVVSQWNNFMWPLVITSGRRWRVLTVATADLQSRFNSQWTLVMAATTIAIAPLIALFVAFQRHIVASIVVSGLK, from the coding sequence ATGACCTCACTTAGTCGCGCCAGCAAGGCGCTGATCTATTCCGGACTTGCCCTGGGCGCGTTGATCACGTTGGCGCCGTTCATCCTTGGGCTGATGACCGCATTCACCTCGGCGCACCAATTCGTCACGGGTACGCCGCTGCAGCTCCCAGACCCACCCACGCTCGCCAACTTCACCAACCTGGCCGGGGCCGGGTTCGGCCGCGCGGCGGCGGTCACCGCGTTGATGACGGCGGTGATTCTGGTGGGCCAGCTGACCTTTTCCGTGCTGGCCGCCTACGCCTTCGCGCGCTTGCACTTTCCCGGGCGCGACGCGTTGTTCTGGGTGTACATCGCGACGCTGATGGTGCCGGCGACGGTCACGATCGTGCCGATGTATCTCATGATGGCGCAGCTCGGTCTGCGCAACACGTTCTGGGCGCTGGTGCTGCCGTTCATGTTCGGCTCGCCCTACGCGATCTTCTTGCTGCGCGAGCACTTTCGCATGATCCCGAACGACTTGGTCAACGCCGCCCGCCTGGACGGCGCCAATACGCTGGACGAGATCGTGCATGTGGTGATCCCGTCCAGCCGGCCGGTCCTGGCCGCCCTGGCGCTGATCACGGTGGTCTCGCAGTGGAACAACTTCATGTGGCCGTTGGTGATCACCAGCGGCCGCAGGTGGCGGGTGCTCACCGTGGCGACGGCCGACCTGCAGTCGCGGTTCAACTCCCAATGGACGTTGGTGATGGCGGCCACCACCATCGCCATCGCCCCGCTCATCGCGCTGTTCGTGGCCTTCCAGCGCCACATCGTCGCCTCGATCGTCGTCTCGGGATTGAAGTGA
- a CDS encoding carbohydrate ABC transporter permease yields the protein MAGAERRTRPRSTALGYALLAPSLFGVLAFLLLPILVVIWLSLCRWDLLGPLRFVGLSNWRSVLTDGAFGNSLIVTTIFVAIVVPAQTALGLLAASMLARQLRGTGLFRTVFVLPWICAPLAIAVLWRWILAPTDGAVSTVLGHSIEWLSDPSFALPLVSAVVVWTNVGYVSLSFLAGLLAIPDEVHAAARTDGANAWQQFWRITIPMLRPTTFFVLVTGIVSTAQVFDMVYALTGGGPAGSTDLVAHRIYAEAFGSAAIGRASVMAVVLFVILIGVTLLQHLYFRRRISYDLT from the coding sequence ATGGCCGGCGCCGAACGCAGGACTCGTCCTCGATCGACCGCATTGGGCTATGCGCTGCTGGCGCCGAGCCTGTTCGGCGTCCTCGCCTTTCTGCTGTTGCCCATCCTGGTGGTGATCTGGCTGAGCCTGTGTCGGTGGGATCTGCTGGGGCCGCTGCGCTTTGTGGGCCTGTCCAATTGGCGGTCGGTGCTGACCGACGGCGCCTTCGGCAATTCGCTCATCGTGACGACGATCTTCGTGGCGATCGTGGTGCCGGCGCAGACGGCATTGGGGTTGCTGGCCGCGTCGATGCTGGCCCGCCAGCTTCGAGGCACCGGCCTGTTTCGCACCGTGTTTGTGCTGCCCTGGATTTGCGCGCCGCTGGCGATCGCGGTGTTGTGGCGGTGGATCCTGGCTCCCACGGACGGCGCCGTGAGCACCGTATTGGGACATAGCATCGAATGGCTTTCCGATCCCAGCTTCGCGCTGCCGCTCGTGTCGGCCGTCGTGGTGTGGACCAACGTCGGATACGTCTCGCTGTCGTTCCTGGCGGGGCTGCTGGCCATTCCCGACGAGGTGCACGCCGCCGCACGCACCGACGGCGCCAACGCGTGGCAGCAGTTTTGGCGCATCACCATTCCCATGCTCCGGCCGACGACCTTTTTTGTACTGGTGACCGGGATCGTCAGCACCGCACAGGTTTTCGACATGGTCTATGCCCTGACCGGCGGCGGCCCGGCGGGCAGTACCGATTTGGTGGCCCACCGCATCTACGCCGAGGCGTTCGGGTCGGCAGCCATCGGCCGGGCGTCGGTCATGGCGGTGGTGCTGTTCGTGATCCTGATCGGGGTCACGTTGCTTCAGCATCTCTATTTCCGGCGGCGGATCAGCTATGACCTCACTTAG
- a CDS encoding TldD/PmbA family protein gives MTPNRGIDADFLDLPRHELADAALSAATAAGATHADLRVHRITTEIVQLRDGALETSVINREVGLAVRVIVDGTWGFASHAELVPSVAAETARHAVQVATTLAMLSTERVELAPEPVYTDATWVSNYRIDPFDVSATDKIAVLEEYSGRLLSADGIDHVSAVLTAVKEQTFYADTYGSSITQQRVRIQPTLEAVTVDPAAGSFDSMRTLIPPMGRGWEVLAGDDIWNWTDELAQLPALLAEKVKAPTVVPGPTDLVIDPTNLWLTIHESIGHATEYDRAIGYEAAYAGTSFATPDKLGTMRYGSPVMNVTADRTDEFGLATIGYDDEGVAAQSWDLVRDGIFTGYQLDRVFARRLGKPRSNGCSYADSPHHVPIQRMANVSLQPAPEDITTDELISRVEEGIYIVGDKSWSIDMQRYNFQFTGQRFFRIRDGRLDGQLRDVAYQATTTDFWNSMEAVGGRSTWRLGGAFNCGKAQPGQIAAVSHGCPSALFRGVNVLNTRTEGGR, from the coding sequence GTGACACCGAACCGGGGGATCGATGCCGACTTCCTCGACCTGCCGCGCCACGAACTGGCCGACGCCGCGCTGTCGGCGGCCACCGCAGCCGGGGCCACGCATGCCGACCTGCGCGTTCACCGCATCACCACCGAGATCGTCCAGCTGCGCGACGGCGCGCTCGAGACCTCGGTGATCAACCGCGAGGTCGGGCTGGCGGTGCGAGTGATCGTCGACGGCACCTGGGGATTCGCCTCGCACGCGGAGTTGGTGCCCTCGGTCGCCGCCGAGACCGCGCGCCACGCGGTGCAGGTCGCCACCACGCTGGCGATGCTGAGCACCGAGCGCGTCGAATTGGCGCCCGAACCCGTCTACACCGACGCGACGTGGGTGTCGAACTACCGCATCGACCCGTTCGACGTCTCCGCCACCGACAAGATCGCTGTGCTCGAGGAGTACTCGGGGCGGCTGCTCAGCGCCGACGGCATCGATCACGTCTCAGCGGTGCTGACCGCCGTCAAGGAGCAGACGTTCTATGCCGACACCTACGGGTCCTCGATCACCCAGCAGCGCGTCCGCATCCAGCCCACCCTGGAGGCGGTGACCGTCGACCCCGCGGCGGGCAGCTTCGACTCCATGCGCACGCTGATCCCGCCGATGGGCCGGGGCTGGGAGGTCCTGGCCGGCGACGACATCTGGAACTGGACCGACGAGCTGGCGCAGCTGCCGGCACTGCTGGCCGAGAAGGTCAAGGCGCCCACCGTCGTTCCAGGACCCACTGACCTGGTGATCGACCCGACCAACCTGTGGCTGACGATCCACGAATCCATCGGGCACGCAACCGAATACGACCGCGCGATCGGCTACGAGGCCGCCTACGCCGGAACGTCGTTCGCCACACCGGACAAGCTGGGCACCATGCGGTACGGGTCGCCCGTGATGAACGTGACCGCGGACCGGACCGACGAATTCGGTTTGGCCACCATCGGTTACGACGACGAGGGAGTGGCCGCGCAGAGTTGGGATCTGGTGCGCGACGGGATCTTCACCGGCTATCAGCTCGACCGGGTGTTCGCCCGCCGCCTGGGCAAGCCCCGCTCCAACGGCTGCTCGTACGCCGACTCGCCGCACCACGTGCCGATCCAGCGCATGGCCAACGTGTCCCTGCAGCCCGCCCCCGAGGACATCACCACCGACGAGTTGATCAGCCGGGTCGAGGAGGGCATCTACATCGTCGGCGACAAATCCTGGTCAATCGACATGCAGCGCTATAACTTTCAGTTCACCGGGCAGCGGTTCTTCCGGATTCGCGACGGCCGCCTCGACGGCCAGTTGCGCGACGTCGCCTATCAGGCCACCACGACCGACTTCTGGAATTCGATGGAGGCCGTGGGCGGCCGGTCCACCTGGCGCCTGGGTGGGGCGTTCAACTGCGGCAAGGCCCAGCCCGGGCAGATCGCGGCGGTCAGCCACGGCTGTCCCTCGGCGCTGTTCCGCGGTGTGAACGTGCTGAACACCCGCACCGAGGGCGGGCGCTGA
- a CDS encoding TldD/PmbA family protein — MITAQHVVNIVLDEAAKLGGADETMVLVTDKVEATLRWAGNSMTTNGVSVSRSVSVISVVRRGASARIGTVVSAEADPRVLPGLVAASQEAAGSAPEAGDAAPLLVDTGVPADWDAPVPGTGPLVFADVADSLSRGFRAADRLYGFAHHSVSTTFLASSTGLRRRFSQPTGAVEINAKRGDASAWAGVGTPDFVDVPIDSLLEQLSTRLGWAQRSVELPAGRYQTIMPPSTVADMMIYMAWSMAGRGAQEGRTAFSAPGGGTRVGERLTELPITLFSDPMAPGLACTPFVAASSSSETLSVFDNGMEIGQVDWIRDGVINALAYPRATADKYDAPVAVAADNLVMTGGSATQDDMIAATERGLLLTTLWYIRVVDPTTLLFTGLTRDGVYLIEDGRVTAAVNNFRFNESPLDLLRRATEAGVSEKTLPREMGDWATRAAMPSLRIPDFHMSSVSQAQ; from the coding sequence ATGATTACCGCGCAGCACGTCGTCAACATCGTGCTCGACGAGGCGGCAAAGCTCGGCGGCGCCGACGAGACCATGGTGCTGGTCACCGACAAGGTCGAGGCGACCCTGCGCTGGGCGGGCAATTCGATGACCACCAACGGGGTTTCGGTGAGCCGCAGCGTGTCGGTGATCTCCGTGGTGCGTCGGGGCGCCAGCGCGCGCATCGGCACGGTCGTGTCCGCCGAGGCGGATCCGCGGGTGCTCCCCGGTCTGGTGGCGGCCTCGCAGGAGGCCGCCGGTTCGGCGCCGGAGGCCGGCGACGCCGCGCCGCTTCTCGTCGATACCGGCGTGCCCGCCGATTGGGACGCGCCGGTGCCGGGCACCGGACCGCTGGTCTTCGCCGACGTGGCCGACTCCTTGAGCCGCGGCTTCCGCGCTGCGGACCGGCTCTACGGCTTTGCGCACCATAGCGTTTCGACGACGTTCTTGGCCTCGTCGACCGGACTGCGGCGGCGTTTCAGCCAGCCCACCGGGGCGGTGGAGATCAACGCGAAGCGTGGTGACGCCAGCGCGTGGGCGGGCGTCGGGACCCCCGACTTCGTCGATGTGCCAATCGATTCGCTGCTCGAGCAGCTGTCCACCAGGCTGGGCTGGGCGCAGCGCAGCGTCGAGTTGCCGGCGGGGCGCTACCAGACGATCATGCCGCCGTCGACGGTGGCCGACATGATGATCTACATGGCGTGGTCGATGGCCGGCCGCGGTGCGCAGGAGGGCCGGACCGCGTTCTCGGCGCCCGGCGGGGGAACCCGGGTGGGGGAGCGGCTCACCGAGCTGCCGATCACACTGTTCTCCGACCCGATGGCACCCGGCCTTGCCTGCACGCCGTTCGTTGCGGCGAGCAGCTCTTCAGAGACGCTGTCGGTGTTCGACAACGGCATGGAGATCGGCCAGGTGGACTGGATTCGCGACGGGGTGATCAACGCGTTGGCCTATCCGCGCGCCACCGCCGACAAATACGACGCTCCGGTCGCAGTCGCCGCCGACAACCTGGTGATGACCGGGGGGTCGGCCACTCAGGACGACATGATCGCGGCCACCGAGCGTGGCCTGCTTTTGACCACGCTCTGGTACATCCGGGTCGTCGACCCCACCACCCTGTTGTTCACCGGACTCACCCGCGACGGCGTCTACCTCATCGAAGACGGACGCGTGACCGCGGCCGTCAACAATTTCCGGTTCAACGAAAGCCCGCTGGACCTGCTGCGACGCGCCACCGAGGCCGGCGTGAGCGAGAAAACGCTGCCGCGCGAAATGGGGGATTGGGCCACCCGCGCCGCGATGCCCTCGCTGCGGATTCCGGACTTCCACATGTCCTCGGTGAGCCAGGCCCAATAG
- a CDS encoding carboxymuconolactone decarboxylase family protein yields the protein MAAPVSVREDQLTRLVALFPAAPADARIAALVRRVCAQTMSLPPLPAADEVGEPESDVEAAVVEFAEQFSADVSSITAEQRSRLLKHLGDRTFGVVVQMYIADFVPRVRAGLEALGVGAQYLGWEAGPISWDHATDPSELVFNDFLIAVARMRALDPVTSELVRLRGAAQHNCRLCNSLREGGALDAGGSETLYEEIERFESSGLLDDRAKAALRYADALIWAPAHLAADDAAEVRSRFSEAESVELTFDIMRNASNKVAVSLGADAPRVESGTERYLINAEGQTVFS from the coding sequence ATGGCGGCTCCGGTTTCGGTTCGAGAAGACCAGCTCACGCGCCTGGTGGCGCTGTTTCCCGCGGCGCCCGCCGACGCCCGGATCGCGGCGTTGGTCCGGCGGGTGTGCGCGCAGACGATGTCGCTGCCGCCGCTGCCCGCGGCCGACGAGGTCGGCGAGCCGGAATCGGACGTCGAGGCCGCCGTCGTCGAATTCGCCGAACAATTCAGCGCCGACGTCTCGTCGATCACCGCCGAGCAACGGTCCCGGTTGTTAAAGCACCTCGGGGACCGCACCTTTGGGGTCGTCGTGCAGATGTACATCGCCGACTTCGTCCCCCGCGTGCGGGCCGGGCTCGAAGCGCTCGGCGTCGGCGCGCAGTACCTGGGCTGGGAGGCCGGACCGATCAGCTGGGATCACGCCACCGACCCGTCGGAGCTTGTGTTCAACGACTTTTTAATCGCCGTGGCGCGAATGCGTGCGCTGGACCCGGTCACCTCCGAACTGGTGCGACTGCGCGGCGCGGCACAACACAATTGCCGGCTGTGCAACTCCCTACGCGAGGGCGGCGCGCTCGACGCCGGCGGTTCGGAAACGCTGTACGAGGAGATCGAGCGCTTCGAATCGTCGGGTTTGCTCGACGATCGCGCAAAAGCAGCGCTGCGCTATGCGGATGCGTTGATTTGGGCGCCTGCGCACCTCGCCGCCGACGATGCCGCCGAGGTGCGCTCCCGCTTCTCCGAGGCCGAATCCGTCGAGCTCACCTTCGACATCATGCGCAACGCCAGCAACAAAGTCGCCGTGTCCCTGGGCGCCGACGCGCCGCGCGTCGAGAGCGGCACCGAGCGGTATCTGATCAACGCCGAGGGTCAGACGGTATTTAGCTGA
- a CDS encoding alpha/beta fold hydrolase, translating into MTETSPSRIRLSHHVVELDDGRRIGLSVGGRGVPLLFMHGLLLSRRAYLRMLSRIAGMGFLVVAVDAAGHGDTGRLPSDACGFTDRADSVLRTLDALGIGQALFVGHSMGGRMTIQLAARAPERVLAAVLFDPAAGARFDTTIPKLVRSPTKALGAAYTAVRDTLGDPTQLSPGEQLGYFRVLAAVAVPNLRYPLAAVRTIRAIVESGDYTPMLHTMRDEGMPTMVVHAEKDMIVPFPHAREIANEADATLYRVPDAYHSWMIANPRQGADAFRQLLDGELGEVLRDAADTMGIADLDDHEAWERELLDPDALVLDFIHGRDRIEIGPEELDHVDLELVRRPERSQERMSWARRTYRRWAAKHLHQARSLIRQSTRIEPEHYE; encoded by the coding sequence ATGACGGAAACATCACCAAGCCGGATCCGCCTGAGCCATCACGTCGTGGAACTCGATGACGGGCGGCGGATCGGGCTTTCAGTCGGCGGCCGCGGAGTGCCGTTGTTGTTCATGCACGGGCTCCTGCTGAGTCGGAGGGCCTACCTGCGGATGCTCAGCCGGATCGCCGGAATGGGATTTCTGGTCGTCGCCGTCGATGCCGCCGGTCACGGAGATACCGGGCGACTGCCCAGCGACGCGTGCGGCTTCACCGATCGCGCCGATTCGGTGTTGCGCACGCTGGACGCCCTCGGCATCGGGCAGGCGTTGTTCGTCGGCCATTCGATGGGCGGGCGAATGACCATCCAGCTGGCCGCACGCGCGCCTGAGCGGGTGCTCGCCGCCGTGCTGTTCGACCCGGCGGCCGGAGCGCGGTTCGACACGACCATCCCCAAACTGGTGAGGTCCCCAACCAAGGCGCTGGGCGCGGCCTACACCGCTGTTCGCGACACACTGGGCGACCCCACGCAGCTCTCCCCCGGCGAGCAACTCGGATACTTCCGCGTGCTGGCCGCGGTGGCGGTGCCCAACCTGCGTTATCCACTCGCAGCCGTCCGGACGATCAGGGCCATCGTCGAGTCCGGTGATTACACGCCGATGCTGCACACCATGCGCGACGAGGGGATGCCCACGATGGTGGTGCACGCCGAAAAAGACATGATCGTGCCGTTCCCGCACGCGCGCGAAATCGCCAACGAGGCCGACGCGACGCTGTACAGGGTGCCGGACGCGTATCACTCGTGGATGATCGCCAATCCGCGCCAGGGCGCCGATGCGTTTCGCCAACTGCTCGATGGCGAATTGGGCGAGGTACTTCGCGACGCCGCCGACACGATGGGCATCGCCGACCTCGATGACCACGAGGCGTGGGAGCGCGAACTGCTGGACCCCGATGCGCTGGTGTTGGATTTCATCCACGGTCGCGACCGAATAGAAATCGGGCCCGAGGAGCTCGACCATGTCGACCTCGAGCTGGTGCGCCGTCCGGAGCGTTCGCAGGAACGGATGTCCTGGGCTCGACGGACGTATCGCCGATGGGCGGCCAAGCACCTGCATCAGGCGCGATCGCTGATCCGGCAGAGTACCCGGATCGAGCCGGAGCACTACGAATAG
- a CDS encoding excinuclease ABC subunit UvrA — translation MTQIPYRRTDEIDPYVRVYGTRVHNLRGVDVIAPRDALVAFTGISGSGKSSLAFGTIYAEAQRRYFESVAPYARRLLLPTGAPKVDDITGLPPAVALQQRRGSATSRSTVGTVTTLSNLLRMLFSRAGTYPRGVTERLDSDAFSPNTAVGACPECHGLGRIHRVTEETLVPDPTLSIREGAVAAWPGAWQGQNLRDILVTLGYDIDKPWRKLPKRQRNWILFTEEQPTVEIDPGQHPVQADYYYNGTFSSAERHVRHTLANSHSAMMRRRVLQFVDTVECPVCDGSGLRPEALRVTFAGRTIADYTAMPLGDLAETLRPTASRTDAAAAYESTTSGELTEVATMIAADLVARLQVLIDLGLGYLTLSRRTPTVSPGELQRLRLATQLRAGLFGVLYVLDEPSAGLHPADAEPLLEVLDRLRRAGNSLFVVEHDMDVVRRADWIVDVGPGAGELGGGVLYSGPVSGLADIEGSVTRHYLFDGARPPRRQPRTPSGQLRLRGICFHNLKDLDVDLPLGVYTAVTGVSGSGKSTLVVKVLGDVVHSQLGIGRAAEPAEPDDDETDSGMVDLDHDASVGVTAEGAEMINRLVSVDQRAIGRTPRSTLATYTGLFDAVRREFAATPEARRRGWTAGRFSFNVADGRCPTCQGEGFVSVELLFLPGTYATCPACQGARYSDETLEVRYRDRTIADVLAMTVDEASEFLADVASAARSLTTLQEVGLGYLRLGQPATELSGGEAQRIKLAAELQRPRRGHTLYVLDEPTTGLHPADVDLLDRQLHRLVDAGNTVVVAEHYMRMVAGADWVIDLGPGAGSDGGRVVAAGPPEQVARAKQSRTAPYLAKRLASSGTR, via the coding sequence ATGACGCAAATCCCGTATCGACGCACCGACGAAATCGATCCTTATGTGCGCGTTTACGGGACGCGGGTGCACAATCTGCGGGGTGTCGACGTCATCGCGCCGCGTGACGCGCTGGTCGCGTTCACCGGAATCTCCGGATCCGGCAAATCGTCGTTGGCCTTCGGGACCATCTATGCCGAGGCCCAGCGCCGCTACTTCGAATCGGTCGCTCCGTACGCCCGTCGCCTGTTATTGCCTACCGGCGCGCCGAAGGTGGATGACATCACCGGGCTACCGCCCGCCGTTGCACTGCAGCAGCGCCGGGGCTCGGCGACGTCGCGGTCGACGGTCGGCACCGTCACCACCCTGTCGAACTTGTTGAGGATGCTGTTTTCCCGCGCTGGGACCTACCCGCGGGGGGTGACGGAACGACTGGACTCCGATGCGTTCTCGCCGAACACCGCGGTGGGGGCGTGCCCCGAATGTCACGGGCTGGGACGAATCCATCGGGTGACCGAAGAGACACTGGTGCCAGACCCCACGTTGTCCATCCGCGAAGGCGCCGTCGCCGCCTGGCCGGGCGCGTGGCAGGGCCAAAACCTCCGCGACATCCTCGTCACGCTGGGCTACGACATCGACAAGCCATGGCGCAAACTTCCTAAGCGGCAACGCAATTGGATTCTGTTCACTGAGGAGCAACCAACCGTCGAAATCGATCCGGGTCAGCACCCCGTGCAGGCCGATTATTACTACAACGGCACGTTTTCCAGCGCCGAACGCCATGTCCGCCACACGTTGGCCAACTCCCATAGCGCGATGATGCGCCGCCGCGTACTGCAATTCGTCGACACCGTCGAATGCCCGGTATGCGACGGCTCTGGGTTGCGGCCGGAGGCGTTGCGGGTGACCTTCGCGGGGCGCACCATCGCCGACTACACGGCCATGCCATTGGGCGACCTCGCGGAAACGTTGCGCCCGACGGCTTCTCGGACCGACGCCGCCGCCGCGTACGAGTCCACGACATCCGGCGAGCTGACGGAAGTGGCGACCATGATCGCCGCCGACCTGGTCGCGCGCCTGCAGGTACTCATTGATCTCGGCCTCGGCTATCTCACGCTCAGTCGGCGGACCCCGACCGTGTCACCCGGCGAACTGCAGCGGTTGCGGCTGGCCACCCAACTGCGCGCCGGCTTGTTCGGCGTGCTCTACGTGTTAGACGAACCGTCGGCCGGCCTGCACCCGGCCGACGCCGAGCCGCTACTCGAGGTGCTCGATCGCCTGCGGCGCGCGGGCAATTCGCTATTCGTGGTCGAGCACGACATGGACGTCGTGCGCCGTGCCGACTGGATCGTCGACGTTGGGCCCGGGGCCGGAGAACTCGGTGGGGGCGTGCTCTACAGCGGGCCGGTGTCCGGCCTCGCCGACATCGAGGGGTCGGTCACTCGTCACTACCTATTCGACGGTGCTCGGCCGCCGCGTCGACAACCACGCACGCCGTCCGGGCAGCTGCGGCTGCGCGGGATCTGCTTCCACAATTTGAAAGACCTCGACGTGGACCTGCCCCTCGGCGTGTACACGGCGGTCACCGGGGTGTCCGGTTCCGGCAAGTCGACACTCGTCGTCAAGGTCCTCGGCGATGTCGTGCACAGCCAGCTCGGCATCGGACGAGCGGCCGAGCCGGCCGAACCCGACGACGACGAAACCGACAGCGGGATGGTCGATCTCGATCATGACGCGAGTGTCGGTGTGACGGCAGAGGGGGCCGAAATGATCAACCGGCTGGTGTCGGTCGACCAGCGTGCGATCGGACGCACGCCGCGTTCGACGCTGGCGACCTATACCGGCTTGTTTGACGCCGTGCGCCGTGAATTCGCTGCGACCCCGGAGGCGCGTCGCCGCGGTTGGACGGCGGGCAGGTTCTCGTTCAACGTGGCCGACGGTCGCTGCCCCACCTGTCAGGGCGAAGGTTTCGTGTCGGTCGAATTGTTGTTCCTGCCAGGCACATACGCCACCTGCCCGGCGTGTCAAGGAGCGCGGTACTCCGACGAGACACTCGAGGTTCGATATCGCGACCGTACGATCGCCGATGTCCTCGCGATGACCGTCGATGAGGCCTCGGAGTTTCTTGCCGACGTCGCCAGCGCGGCGCGCAGCCTGACCACGCTGCAAGAGGTCGGGCTCGGGTATCTCCGTCTCGGACAGCCCGCGACCGAGCTGTCGGGCGGTGAAGCACAGCGGATCAAGCTCGCGGCCGAACTGCAGCGACCCCGGCGCGGGCACACCCTCTACGTCCTCGACGAGCCGACCACCGGGCTGCACCCCGCCGATGTGGATCTGCTCGATCGTCAACTGCACCGCCTGGTCGACGCGGGCAACACCGTGGTGGTGGCCGAGCACTACATGCGGATGGTCGCGGGTGCAGACTGGGTGATCGACTTGGGACCGGGAGCCGGCAGCGACGGCGGCCGCGTCGTCGCGGCGGGGCCACCTGAGCAGGTGGCACGGGCCAAACAGAGCCGCACGGCGCCGTACCTGGCGAAGCGGTTGGCGTCGTCTGGCACTCGGTGA
- a CDS encoding aldehyde dehydrogenase family protein, with amino-acid sequence MSNAIEVFNPSTEELITEVPDSDQAAVDAAVARARETFESGVWRKAPASHRANVLFRAARIIEERADELAALEGQDNGMNLTAARHIIPVSVDMLKYYAGWVGKIHGESANLVSDGLLGTWETYHTFTQLEPVGVVGLIIPWNGPFFVAMLKVAPALAAGCSAVLKPAEETPLTALKLEEIFREAGLPDGVLNVITGYGETTGAALTAHPDVDKISFTGSTEVGRLIVKAAAGNLKRLTLELGGKSPLIMFDDANLDKAILGAGMGLLAGSGQNCSCTSRIYVQRGIYDDVVQRLAEFAQMLPMGGSEDPDSVLGPLISDKQRKRVEGIVNDGVAGGAEIITGGKPMDRKGYFYEATIVTNTTPDMRLIKEEIFGPVGCVIPFDDEDEVIAAANDTHYGLAGSIWTENLSRAHRMANELRAGQVWVNSSLAADPSMPISGHKQSGWGGERGRKGIEAYFNTKAVYIGL; translated from the coding sequence GTGAGTAACGCCATTGAGGTCTTCAACCCGTCCACCGAGGAGCTGATCACCGAGGTCCCCGACTCCGACCAGGCGGCCGTCGACGCCGCGGTGGCCCGCGCGCGCGAGACCTTCGAGTCGGGCGTGTGGCGCAAGGCGCCCGCGTCGCACCGGGCGAACGTGCTCTTCCGCGCGGCACGCATCATCGAGGAACGCGCCGACGAGCTCGCCGCGCTCGAGGGCCAGGACAACGGCATGAACCTGACGGCCGCGCGGCACATCATCCCGGTGTCGGTCGACATGCTGAAGTACTACGCCGGCTGGGTCGGCAAGATCCACGGCGAGTCGGCCAATCTGGTGTCCGACGGCCTGCTGGGCACCTGGGAGACCTACCACACCTTCACCCAGCTCGAGCCGGTCGGCGTCGTCGGCCTCATCATCCCCTGGAACGGGCCGTTCTTTGTCGCGATGCTCAAGGTCGCGCCGGCTCTCGCGGCGGGTTGCAGCGCCGTCCTCAAGCCCGCCGAGGAGACGCCGCTGACCGCGCTCAAGCTCGAGGAGATCTTCCGCGAGGCCGGCCTGCCCGACGGCGTCCTGAACGTCATCACCGGCTACGGCGAGACCACCGGCGCCGCGCTCACCGCGCACCCGGACGTCGACAAGATCTCGTTCACCGGGTCGACCGAGGTCGGACGGCTGATCGTCAAGGCGGCCGCCGGCAACCTCAAGCGGCTGACGCTCGAGCTCGGCGGCAAGTCGCCGCTGATCATGTTCGACGACGCCAACCTCGACAAGGCGATCTTGGGGGCGGGCATGGGCCTGCTCGCCGGTTCGGGGCAGAACTGTTCGTGCACGTCGCGCATCTATGTCCAGCGCGGCATCTACGACGACGTCGTGCAGCGGCTGGCCGAGTTCGCCCAGATGCTGCCGATGGGCGGCAGCGAGGATCCTGACTCGGTGCTGGGGCCGCTGATCAGTGACAAGCAGCGCAAGCGGGTCGAAGGCATCGTGAACGACGGGGTGGCCGGCGGCGCGGAGATCATCACCGGCGGCAAGCCGATGGATCGCAAGGGCTACTTCTACGAGGCGACGATCGTCACGAACACCACGCCCGACATGCGGCTCATCAAGGAGGAGATCTTCGGGCCGGTGGGTTGCGTAATCCCCTTCGACGACGAGGACGAGGTGATCGCCGCCGCAAACGACACGCACTACGGGCTGGCCGGCTCCATCTGGACCGAAAACCTCTCCCGCGCCCACCGGATGGCGAACGAGCTTCGCGCGGGCCAGGTTTGGGTGAACTCCTCACTCGCGGCCGACCCGTCGATGCCGATCAGCGGCCACAAGCAGTCCGGCTGGGGCGGCGAGCGCGGCCGCAAGGGCATCGAGGCCTACTTCAACACCAAGGCGGTCTACATCGGCCTGTGA